The genomic interval AGGTTTAGGTCTATCGAATATAAGTATTTTCAGCTCGCACTGAAACTTTAGAGGGCGTCAATTGCAGCGGCGAGGGCGCGGTCCTTTTCGGTTACCACGTTTCCCGCGTCGTGCGTGGAAAGTTTGAGGGTCACTCGGTTGTACACGTTGGTGATTTCGGGATGGTGGTGATGGGTCTCGGCCAGTTCTCCCACGCGGTTGATGAAGGCTAAGGCCTCTACAAAATCACCGAAGGTAAAGTGGCGAACGAGCTGATCATTTTCCTCAGACCACATCAGAAGGACCAGTCGTATTCGTCCAAGCCTTCAATAGCGACCTTCAATAAGCTCAATGAGTCCAATATATCCTGCTTGCTGGCCATCTCAATGACTTGATGCAGGTAACGCGTTGGAATGCTGATGGCACCGGCAATCGAACCGCCCGGAGTCATGCGCTGAACACCTGCCGTATCGGTTCCGCCAGCGGTAAGCACTTCCATTTGATGGTTGATTTCGTGCTTCTCAGCGAGTCCGCGCAAGTAATCCACCATCCGATAGTCACAAATGGTTCCGGAATCCATGACCTTCACACCGGCACCGGCACCCATCGACGTAATTCGTTCGTGAGCTCCTGCACCCGGTAAGTCATAAGCGACGGTGGTGTCGAGGTTGATCCCAAAATCAGGCTCTACATCATGCGCGCTCACATGTGCCCCGCGAAGGCCTACTTCTTCTTGGACCGTAAATACTCCATAGAGGTCATGCGCTGGGTTCTGAACGTTTTTCATGGTCTCCAGGAGCATGTAGACGCTCACACGGTTGTCGATGGATTTGCAGCAGACATTATCTCCCAATTCCACCAAGTCGCGCTCACGGGTAATGGTGTCTCCAATACGGACGTGCTTTTCCACTTCTTCTTTAGGTAATCCGAGGTCGATGAAGTGGTCCTTGATTTTGGTGACTTTATTGCGCTCTTCTGGACTCATGACGTGAATGGGCTTGCTGCCCATCACACCCAACAGGTCTTTGCGTCCGTGGACAATGACCCGCTGTGCCGTCAGCGTCTTGGGGTCGAACCCGCCCAAGGTGTGAAAGCGCACAAAGCCACGATCGTCAATATGGGTCACGATGAAACCAATCTCATCCATGTGAGCGGTCACCATCCACTTTTTGCTGCTATCGCGGCCCTTTCTTACGGCCACTACATTGCCCATATTGTCGATGCGCACTTCATCCGCATGTCCTTCCAATTCACGCAAGACTAAGTCCCGAATGCGCGATTCGTATCCCGGAGCTCCAGGAGTCATGCAGACTTCTGAAAGCAAGTCGATGTTCAAAGCGTCGATCATACCGTGCTAATTTTCAACATGTTGGTCATCCCTCGGTCTTCAATCGGCATACTGGCAATCTTGATGAGCATGTCTCCTTCTCTAGCGAGTCCTTTGTCGACGATGATGCCTTTAATGTCCTTAAACGTTTCATCGGTACTGTGGTACTCATTGTAGTAGAAGCCTTGCACACCCCACAAGAGACTGAGGGTATTCAAAATACGTCTGTTCTGGGTGAAGACGTAGATATTCGTGCGCGGTCGGTGGCTCGAAATCTTGAAGGCCGTATAGCCGGAATGTGTATTGGTCAAGACGGCCTTGGCGCCAATTTGATCCGCAATTCGGCTGGCGTTGTAGCAAATACTGTCGCTGACATAGCGCTCATCGCTGTGATCAAAGGGAGGGTATTCTTCGCGAGCAATTTGGCTTGACTCTTCCACGTGAGCGATGATCTTCTTCATATTCTTGATCACGTCTACCGGGTATTTCCCCACAGACGTTTCTCCAGAAAGCATCATGGCGTCCGCTCCGTCCAGTACGGAGTTCGCAACGTCATTTACCTCAGCGCGCGTCGGCGTGAGTCCGTCGATCATGCTCTCCATCATCTGGGTGGCAATGATGACCGGCTTACTTTGAGCACGCGCCTTTTCGGTGATCATTTTTTGAATCAGAGGTACACCCTGCATGGGAATCTCTACACCCAAATCTCCACGGGCAACCATCAAGGCATCCGTTTCTTTGATGATCCGCGTAATATCGGCAACGGCCCCTGGCTTCTCGATTTTCGAGATCACCTTAGCGTGGCTGCCGTGGTTCTCAATGATCTGCTTGAGCTCAACAACATCTTGAGCTTGGCGAACGAAGCTAATCGCCACCCATTCCACGTCGAGTTCCAAGGCGTAGTCTAGATCCTCCAAATCTTTCTCGGTAAGGCAAGGCAGGGATATCGCCGTGTTGGGAAGATTCACCCCTTTCTTGGACTTCAATGGTCCACCTTGAATCACCTTGACCCGAACCTCATCGATTCCATTGGTCGAAACCGTTTCAAAGACGAGCTTTCCGTCATCCAACAAGATGCGCTCGCCGGGCTTTACATCCTGGGGAAACTTCTGATAAGTCATGAATACCTTGGTCGCATCACCTTCCGTCTCCTTGGTGGTCATCACCAATTCATCGCCTGGATTAACAACCGTTCCTTCTTTGACCACTCCGACGCGAAGCTTCGGTCCCTGAAGGTCGGCCAAAACGGCAACATTGGTTCCCATCTCCTCATTCAAAGAACGAATCTGATCCACGTTTTTCTTCGCCACTTCATGGCTGGCGTGGGAGAAATTGATGCGGAACACGTTTACGCCCGCTAATATCATATTGCGCATGACCTCACGGTCCGATGTAGCCGGTCCCAATGTGGCAACGACCTTGCACTTTGTAATCATGGTTGTATCTTTTTCAAGGTGGCCAAATTAACCAATTCGACACACTCTTTCGTTAGGCGAGTATAAAGCCCTATTGGTCGAGAAATAATAAGCGGTCTCGATGCCTCAAATGTTCGGGATCTACGTCCTTTTGGGCTTGAATCCCTGTGACCTCTCGGACCATTTTCTGGAGTCGCTCTTCTTGCTGATGTCCGAGCAAGCCATGGACCACCAATAAGTAGTCAAAGGTCTTGAGTTCTGGGAGCAGAAAGTCCGTCCGGTACGTTTCATCCTGTCCCGAGAACAGGCCTTGATCTTGGGTTTGGATCAATTGACTGCCCCGGTTCGAAACCAAGAACCAATCCCGATCCATCTCGGGTTCTTCAAATTCATAGATGGTGAACTCAATGGGAGATTCTCCTTTTCCGGCTTCCAATTCAAGGTTGTGTTCGCTTCGTTTCAGTTGGATCTCCAAGTGGCCGTTTAAGCCATAGGCCAAGCGGTAGTCACTAAGGTCGCTGCGAATGCCCAACAAATAGAAGTCAAAATCGTAGTCGAGCTCTAGGGTGAGTTTCGCCGCAGCCATTAGACCTGTATCCCCAGTTTCTCAATGGCCTCTCTAGCGGCCTGCTCCTTGGCTGACTTTTTGCTCGAGCCCGATCCGCGACTGACCAATTTGCCGTCGATTTTAAGGATGCTCCGGTACGTTCTGTCGTGACTTGGGCCAGTGGCGTCCTCCATCTGAAAATCGAGCTCTGCGCGCGTCTTTTGCGCCCATTCATGAATCACACTTCGGTAGCTTAAGATGCTCTCGTGGAGTTCTTCTTCATCCACAAAGCGCGCAATCATGCGCTCGCGAATAAACCGGTTCACCGTATCATAACCCTTGTCCAAGTAAATGGCGCCCAACAAGGCTTCCATGACATTGCCCAAAAGATGCCTCGAACGTTGACTTTCGTCGAGCTTCTCGAGGATCATGGGTTCTAGATGAAGCTCACGAGCAAAGTAATTCAGGCTCTTCCTGCTGACGATCTTGGATCGGTTTTGGGTTAAGAAACCCTCGTCTTCATCGGGGTACTTGTGGTAGAGGTAATCGGATACTACGGCGTCCAAGATGGCGTCGCCCAAGTATTCCATACGTTCATTGTGGTCCTCACTTTTCCCGCGCACATACGAGCTGTGGGAAAAGGCCTGTCGGTAAAGGGATAGGTCTTTTGGAGCGAAGCCTAGCACATTCTGGAGCTGACCAAAAAAAACCCCATCTTCTTCAAGACGGGGATTCTTTTTAAATATGTTCCAAAGCTTCATGCGCTCAGTCTACTTTTTTGAATAAAACAGAGGCATTGTGCCCTCCAAATCCGAAGGTATTGCTCAGTGCTGCACGAATCTCGCGGTCTTGGGCTTTGTTGAAGGTCAAATTCAACTCGCTATCCAAATCCGGATCATCGGTGAAGTGGTTAATGGTCGGAGGCACCTTGCCGTGTTGCATTGCCATAACGGAGGCAATAGCTTCCACTGCTCCGGCAGCTCCAAGCAAATGACCGGTCATACTCTTGGTTGAAGAGATGTTCAAGGTGTACGCGTGTGGACCAAAGACTTGTTGGATGGCTTTGGTTTCAGCAATATCGCCAAGGGGCGTACTGGTTCCGTGAACGTTGACGTAGTCGACTTCTTCAGGCGTCATTCCAGCATCTTCGAGTGCAGAAAGCATCACATTTTTCGCGCCGAGCCCTTCTGGGTGCGGTGCCGTCAAGTGATGGGCATCTGCAGACATTCCCCCTCCAGCTACTTCTGCATAGATCTTGGCGCCGCGCGCTTTCGCGTGCTCGTATTCTTCCAAGATCAAAGCGCCCGCACCTTCTCCCAACACAAAACCGTCACGATCCTTGTCAAAAGGACGTGAAGCCGTTGCGGGGTCGTCGTTGCGTGTGCTCAAGGCGTGCATGGCATTAAAACCACCGATTCCAGAATCGACCACGGCCGCTTCTGATCCTCCGGTAACCATAATGTCCGCCTTGCCCAAACGGATG from Cryomorphaceae bacterium carries:
- a CDS encoding 4a-hydroxytetrahydrobiopterin dehydratase, which produces MWSEENDQLVRHFTFGDFVEALAFINRVGELAETHHHHPEITNVYNRVTLKLSTHDAGNVVTEKDRALAAAIDAL
- a CDS encoding M42 family metallopeptidase; its protein translation is MIDALNIDLLSEVCMTPGAPGYESRIRDLVLRELEGHADEVRIDNMGNVVAVRKGRDSSKKWMVTAHMDEIGFIVTHIDDRGFVRFHTLGGFDPKTLTAQRVIVHGRKDLLGVMGSKPIHVMSPEERNKVTKIKDHFIDLGLPKEEVEKHVRIGDTITRERDLVELGDNVCCKSIDNRVSVYMLLETMKNVQNPAHDLYGVFTVQEEVGLRGAHVSAHDVEPDFGINLDTTVAYDLPGAGAHERITSMGAGAGVKVMDSGTICDYRMVDYLRGLAEKHEINHQMEVLTAGGTDTAGVQRMTPGGSIAGAISIPTRYLHQVIEMASKQDILDSLSLLKVAIEGLDEYDWSF
- the pyk gene encoding pyruvate kinase; the encoded protein is MITKCKVVATLGPATSDREVMRNMILAGVNVFRINFSHASHEVAKKNVDQIRSLNEEMGTNVAVLADLQGPKLRVGVVKEGTVVNPGDELVMTTKETEGDATKVFMTYQKFPQDVKPGERILLDDGKLVFETVSTNGIDEVRVKVIQGGPLKSKKGVNLPNTAISLPCLTEKDLEDLDYALELDVEWVAISFVRQAQDVVELKQIIENHGSHAKVISKIEKPGAVADITRIIKETDALMVARGDLGVEIPMQGVPLIQKMITEKARAQSKPVIIATQMMESMIDGLTPTRAEVNDVANSVLDGADAMMLSGETSVGKYPVDVIKNMKKIIAHVEESSQIAREEYPPFDHSDERYVSDSICYNASRIADQIGAKAVLTNTHSGYTAFKISSHRPRTNIYVFTQNRRILNTLSLLWGVQGFYYNEYHSTDETFKDIKGIIVDKGLAREGDMLIKIASMPIEDRGMTNMLKISTV
- a CDS encoding IPExxxVDY family protein — translated: MAAAKLTLELDYDFDFYLLGIRSDLSDYRLAYGLNGHLEIQLKRSEHNLELEAGKGESPIEFTIYEFEEPEMDRDWFLVSNRGSQLIQTQDQGLFSGQDETYRTDFLLPELKTFDYLLVVHGLLGHQQEERLQKMVREVTGIQAQKDVDPEHLRHRDRLLFLDQ
- the rnc gene encoding ribonuclease III, with translation MKLWNIFKKNPRLEEDGVFFGQLQNVLGFAPKDLSLYRQAFSHSSYVRGKSEDHNERMEYLGDAILDAVVSDYLYHKYPDEDEGFLTQNRSKIVSRKSLNYFARELHLEPMILEKLDESQRSRHLLGNVMEALLGAIYLDKGYDTVNRFIRERMIARFVDEEELHESILSYRSVIHEWAQKTRAELDFQMEDATGPSHDRTYRSILKIDGKLVSRGSGSSKKSAKEQAAREAIEKLGIQV
- the fabF gene encoding beta-ketoacyl-ACP synthase II, whose translation is MELKRVVVTGMGALTPIGNTLAEYWEGLSNGKSGAAPITKFDASKFKTRFACEVKDFDPLAHLDRKEARKMDPFTQYALVTAEEAMADSGLDLDAIDHDRAGVIWGSGIGGFLTFSQETENYFKGDGTPRFNPFFIPKMIIDIAAGQISIKYGLRGPNFATVSACASSSNAIIDSFNYIRLGKADIMVTGGSEAAVVDSGIGGFNAMHALSTRNDDPATASRPFDKDRDGFVLGEGAGALILEEYEHAKARGAKIYAEVAGGGMSADAHHLTAPHPEGLGAKNVMLSALEDAGMTPEEVDYVNVHGTSTPLGDIAETKAIQQVFGPHAYTLNISSTKSMTGHLLGAAGAVEAIASVMAMQHGKVPPTINHFTDDPDLDSELNLTFNKAQDREIRAALSNTFGFGGHNASVLFKKVD